The Rhododendron vialii isolate Sample 1 chromosome 6a, ASM3025357v1 genome includes a window with the following:
- the LOC131330280 gene encoding glycine-rich cell wall structural protein 1.0-like: MTTDAIWGIILLSILVISFLSTCICIGRYSREKETELVEKSKNNKSNIRRGSDVVIWMGDGGALSSTATTTAVTGSASGGHHHHHHHHHHNGGGAVVGSASGGHHGAHHHGAGCGGGGGCGGGGGGGGGCGGGGCGGGS, from the coding sequence ATGACAACAGATGCTATTTGGGGGATAATTTTGCTTTCCATATTGGTGATAAGTTTTCTCTCAACTTGCATCTGCATTGGGAGGTATTCCAGGGAGAAAGAAACTGAACTCGTCGAGAAGagcaaaaacaacaaaagtaaCATCAGAAGAGGCAGTGATGTGGTCATTTGGATGGGAGATGGTGGTGCTTTATCTTCCACAGCTACCACAACAGCTGTAACCGGCAGCGCTAGTGGCGggcatcatcaccaccaccaccaccaccaccacaatggcGGTGGAGCTGTAGTCGGCAGCGCTAGTGGTGGGCATCATGGTGCACACCACCATGGCGCAGGATGCGGCGGTGGTGGAGGatgcggcggtggtggtggtggtggaggaggatgCGGTGGCGGAGGGTGCGGGGGTGGCTCTTGA